Sequence from the Paenibacillus riograndensis SBR5 genome:
GCTGCTTGACCAGCCCGTCAATCGCATCCGCAAGACTCTTGCGGGCAGCCGCAATCTCTTCAGGGGAGGCATGCTCGTCTTCAAGGACGGCTGTGGCTGCATCCGATGCTGCTTTCAGCACCGCCAGAGACTCCTTCGTATAGACCGGCGGAGCAAGGTCAAGATAGCCTTGTGCTGTGCCGATATCCTGTTTCAACGGCGTATTGTCCACCAGCGTGATGGTTGTGTTGATGCTGGTGGCTGCATCGCCTTCCATGCCGCCATATTCAACGAGATAGGCATCCACCTTGTTGTCGCTTGCATAATCGTTCCACTTGCCGTTCGCAAAGATATGCATCACATGCTCGTAAGTGTAGTCATTGGGTTCTCCCGCGTCCCAGTTATTGTGCATGGTCTTGTTGCTGCCGAGACCATAAGTTGCATTGGTGACCGTAGCGGTATCATTAATGCCGCCTTGAGCGATATACCCCTTGTAGAAGGGAAGCCCGAATTGGCCGCCGTACTGCAGTTTCCCCTCCGGTCCTGTCACCCAACGCCAATCGCCATAGCCAATTCCGCTGCTCTGCAAAGTGGAAACGCGCGTTGTGGCTTTTCCGTTTGCATCTTCAGCCCGATCCACATCTTTACCGCCAATCCAGCCAATCCCCTGTGCCTTTTCGGCAATAAAGGCGTTTTCCTCCGGGTCGGTAATCGTCGCCAGATACCCTTGGCGTCCATAATAGGTCCGCAGCTCGGCACTCGCCCGGGCTTCCGGCCATTCGATGTCGGTATCCGTTACATATTCATAAAAATGGCCATTTTTAGCAAAAGCGAGGACGGGGCCAAGGCCGAAGGTTACGCTGCGTTCTCCAGCGGACGTGAAATTAAGTTTGGCATTTTCCAATACCGTCTGATAGACCCCAATGCTTGCATTGCCCGTTAATATATAAACGCCGTTTCCCTTGCTGGAGTTAACCGTTATTCCCGTACCTGCCGTTTCAAACGTGATCACATCTCCCGTCTGAAATCCGTTAATGACAACAGTGGCACCAGTCATCATTTCACCGGTATTCCCGGTAATAAAGAGTTCCGGGAAAGTTAAATTTACAGCTCCGCTTTCCTTATTAAAACTCCGGTACTTTTCCGAAGTGAAAATCTGCTCTGATCCGTCATTTCCAATGGCCGCATGGGCCGCTGGTCCGGGAATCGCTAAGTTAACGGCAACCAGCGCAAATGACAAAGAGGTTGCCAGACTGCGGGACCATCTTTTGTTCTGTTTCTTTGATGTTGTCATCTTTTTCTGTACTCCTCATCTAATATACTGTTTTATGATCAGCCGACACTTCAAATCCTCATGTACTGCCTTCTTATACCGGTGATTTCCTCCCTTCCGATGCAGCCGTTCACCAAATTGTGCTAAACGGATACCGCTGGTTTGTGTATAATAATCTCTTAGTTCTAATAGTAGCTGACGGACCTCTACATTAACTCTACAAATCTCCTTCTTTTTCTACAAGGATCTCTCCATTCAGCAGGGCAAACGGACTGAAATTGTTATACCAGCTATTCAGCATTTAGTCTGCTTGCTCATTTGGCCCGCTCACAACTTCCTAACAACAAGAAAGGGTGTCCCAGCAGCCCTTTGGCTTTTGAGACACCCCTTTGTACCTATTCAAAACCCTCTTCGGAATAGCGCTGCCGCGGCGAATGCTACTCGTACCAATACCCCGGGATTCCCCGTTCCAAGCGCTGTTAAAAGATCGAGATTGCATTGCTGTCCCGGTTGAGATTAATGTGGGACCGGGTCATCATAGCTTCCGTTGGGAGCTTCTGCTGTAATCCTGCTCTATCCAATCCGCCCTCACTTTCTCACAGGAAGTTTATCGCCTTTTTTCCAAATTAGAATGGGATTATTCGGAGGACCATAATAGATGGAGGTGATCTCCACATCCTTTCCGTGCTTCTTTTTCTCGTAGGCCCTTACGTTATCAGGATTGGTGAACAACTCGCCGCTGACAAAATTAAAATTTGGAGATTTATTCAATCTGATGACAGGATGGACGGGGGTAATATAATAGCCTCCATCATCGTGAAGATTAAAGATCACCCGATCGGCGCCGTACCCATCTTTGATCTGAATACGAAAGGCAATTTCACCATTGGGTCTAAGTCTTATATTAGAGATACTTATATCATCGGAAGCAACAGGAATGACATTCCAGCGGAAAAGACCCCAATACCCCAAAAACAATATTCCAGCTACGGAAGCAGTCACGATTAATCCTTTCACAAACGCTGCCGATTGGGCACGACTCCACATTCTTTTGAACCTTTGCAGCCCGTTCACCTCCAATTGATTCTGCTCCATGGCTTGTACAGACAAATTGAAGCTTGATTTGATCTGTTCCAGATAAGACCGGCAATCTTCACACTCCGCAAGGTGTTCTTCCACAAGTTCTCTGGTAGCCGCGCTGCATATATCATCATGGTACAGAGGCAGGATATCCTGAACGACATCGCATGAGATTCGGGTCATTGTTCATCCTCCATCAAAAGTTTCTGTATTTTTAGCCTGGCCCGGTGATAAGTCACCCTTGCCCAGCTTTCCGTTCTGCCAAAAATCTGGCTGATGTGATCAAAAGACAGCTCCCCAAACACCCTGAGCATGAATACCTCTTTAAAAGGCTCATTTAATGCATGCAGAACCTTGTGAACATTCAGAGCCTCGGCCTGGTCGATGAGCTTTTGTTCCAGATTGAATCCCGACGCCCCCTCCTGATCCTGAAGCGGATCGAACGCTAATTTTGCAGTCCCCCCTAAACTGTTCAATTTGCTTTATTGCCTTGTAGAACGTCTCCTGCGTAATCTCCTCAGCGATCTGTTCATTCCGGCTTAACGACAGCACAAAAATATACACATCCCGGAAATAGTGGTCGTAGGCTTCTATTAATTCGTCTAGTTCATCCAAGGGTTCACCACCTTACGTATATAAGACTGGGCAGATTCAAAAACGTTACAGAATACTCAATATTTAGCGGACAAAATTAAGAAGAGAATTAGTGTTGGTGCCAGGAATGCAAAAAGACACCTTTCGGGGTGTCTTTTAGTGTTTCTCCATACGAAGCCGAGGGAGTCGAATCCCTGTCCGAAGATGGGTGTAGTGACAGTTCTGATGTCATCCTAGGAACCCCCTATCACCGGATTCCCGTTAGATCAACCTGGTTGTCTTCTTCAGCTAGCCGTAGGTGGAGACTAGACAATGTATCTCACTAAAGTTGAGCTCCTATCCCGCCACATGGGCGATGCAACTAGAAACACATGTTATTTTATATCCACATCTAAGTATTCCATAGCTTTTCTTTGAAGTTGTTTTACTACAGATTGAACTAGTTCCAGAGATAGTCTCAGTTCATCTGATATCGCAAATAAATCTTGGTCATTAATTAAAAGAAGAACAATTTGCCTTTCTATTGGCGACAATCTTTCCATAAAAAGATCCACATCAATAGTAGTATCATCGTACGGGATTGACCTTATTAATTCTAAGTATGTGGAAGATTCATTGCAGTCAGTCATCGGAGCATCCAAAGAAAAAATAGATTCTAGTCTTTTTGAAGCCCATGCTTCTTTGTTTTTTTGCTTCATAATTATTTTTATCTGTAATAAAAAATAGTCTTCAAAACATCCATATTCGATTCTATAGGTACGGATGGCATGAATAAGGGCCAACACACCTTCTGTGATTCTATCCTCTGCTTCTAAACCTTTATATGAATTTTTACATTCTCGTATAACCAGTGGAAAATAATGTTTAACGACATCAGCCTCAGTAATTCTTACCATCAGTTTTTATCTTTCTTTGGAAGCATATCACGAAGTCCATTTTTTCTTGGATTCCTAGGAGTTTTTCGGGGAGTAGGTGATACTGGTTTTGAAGGAACTAACGTGGCTAACCATAAATCTTCTTCTTTTCTAACAATATAACTGGCTGGAAGAGAAATTCCGCGAGTTTCAATTAGGTGAAGCAATTCAGGATCCTTTATCTTTCCATTTTTCAGGACCTGATATCCCTTTTCGGCGATCGTCTTCAGCCCTATATGTTTTCCGTCTGGACTTATGCCTACTGTCAATTGCTTAGGAATAAACTCATTAAGCTTACTGTTTAAACAAAATCCCTTCTCATTAGATACAATTATTGAAAAAATAGGCTTAGGGGGGCTAGGCAAAAACCATTCTAACTCATGAATATCAAACTCTTTATTCTCATTAAAAAGATCGCTCATATCCATTTCTCCTTCTTGTATCGATTTGGAATTTCTAATTATTAACTTACTTGGACTCTATTTATTTTACAGTGACAAAATTTACATATTTAAAATATACATACATCGAATCATAAGATGTTATTTTATTGTGAAAATTTAGTATCTGTAATATGCTTAAGAAGTATCGGTCAGATAGGTCTTTATCTGTGGATTGAAAAGATGTTTGTATTTTTTAAGATAAAGTCAAATAAGCTACCTAAAAAGCAGTAACTTTCTGTCTGGTGGCTTTTTTGATTTGTTGAGATTTGAAGGCTGATATACTTCAATGCCGACCCTATAACTTAAATACTCAACTTTCGCAGAGTCAAAATCGAGTAGACCACAAGCCGAGGTTAAGGTGAAGCCGGTTTAAGTAACTAGCGGGTCTGGGTGCAGAGCACGATTCTCTAAAAAAAGTGTGGACCAAGCTTTCCCCAGAAATTGACCGTCTATACGGGCTAATTCAGAAAAATCCGCCCAAAGCCAACGACACCACCGCAAACTTCGATACGGGCATTTTCAATCAGTACATGGATGCCTTTAAGAAAGAAGTAGACGCTGTGACTAAATAAAGGCTTGCTTAAGAACGCAGTCCGTCCATCTTGGGAGGTATGCATTTGCTCATAAAAAAAGGCAGGGCCCCGGTTTCCGAAGGCCTTGCCTTTCCCTATTTTACCTTCTGGCCACTTACTCGATCATGCCCTTCGTAGCCTGGTACATATTTGCCGTGTACTCGTCCACTTCATCCCGGGACATACGTAAGCGGTCAACAGAAGTCCCGTATCCGATCTCCTGTTTTCCCTCTTCCAAGCCTCTAAAGATCCCATCTGCGAAGGCATCCAAAGGCTCCCCGTGCGTATGCAATCCCGCGCCGCCTAATTCTGTATTTACTGCCGGAGGGGCTACTTCAATGACTTCTACAGATGTCTCGGATAGCTGGTGTCTCAGGCTCATCGTAAAGGAGTGCAGCGCCGCTTTGGTTGCGGAATAGATCGGAGCAATGGCAAACGGGGTAAAAGCGAGACCGGAGGTCACGTTGATAATCGCGGCCTTCTCTTTTTCTGCAAAAAATGGAGCAAACAGCAGAGAGAGATGGAAAGGCGCGTCAAGGTTAGTTGTGATTTCTTGATTGAAGTAGCTCCAATTGTGCTTGGCGTCCACTTTTAGCACATTGAACCGTTGCTGAGTTCCGGCATTGTTCACTAGCACATTGACTTCCGGATAGTTTGCGGTAACCCAATCAAACATGGCTATGCGCTCGGACTCCACATTCAAGTCACATACACGGGTAATCAGGCCGGGGAATTTGTCCTGCGCATTCCGAAGCACATCTTCGTGCCGTCCACAGACAATCACTTGATTCCCCGCCTGTATAAACCGCTCGGCAAAAGCCAGCCCGATTCCGGTACTCCCGCCAGTAATGAGTATAGTGTTTCCTGACAGCATCATGAGTCTTCCTCTTTTCTAAGATCTATTTTTTCTGCAAACGCGTAAGATACCGGTCAATTTTCACATCAATGCCTTGTAAGGCGTCTGTCATGGACGCAATTTCATCCAGCACCGCCTGCTTGTGTTTCGTCATCATCTCAAGCCGGAGCTCCGTAGTGCTATCCCCTTCAATGACCCAAGCTATATATTGCCTGATATCGTGGATGGGCATGTGTGTCTGCTTCAAGCGAAGCACCGTTTCAAGCAGCGCCATCTGCATTTCCGAGAATAACCGCCTGCCGGCGGCATCGCGCTCCATCAGCGGCAACAAGCCTTGCTTTTCATAATACCTCAACGTGGATTCCGGAATATGATAGGCGGCCGCAGCCTCCCCGATCGAAACATATTTCATTTTGAAGGCCTCCAAACTGATCTTTCATGTCGACAGGATTAGCATACGACTTAAACCATGGTTTAAGTCAACAGGAAAATGAAATTTACAGGGAAAAATGCTATTTCGGAAACCTTAAAAATCTGGGCATTGCTACCCTTAGCCGTCGACTAGAATTTCTATCATCATCGCGGAGCCAGCCTTGAACCCACACACAAACGCAGCTGTCATCTCCATCCCCTGAGCTTGAGAATATAGCTCCAATAAAGACTCCAGCTCCTCAAACTCCCCTGCGGATAGTTTCTGCTTCCAAGTTTCTAAGGATTCGGTGATTTGCCTGTTGATCGGACGATAATTGGGGTCCTTGGAGATAATGTCCTCGTTAGGGAATAAGCTGCCGTGGTATAGGGATTCGAGAATGCTGGGCATGGG
This genomic interval carries:
- a CDS encoding RNA polymerase sigma factor, whose protein sequence is MNSLGGTAKLAFDPLQDQEGASGFNLEQKLIDQAEALNVHKVLHALNEPFKEVFMLRVFGELSFDHISQIFGRTESWARVTYHRARLKIQKLLMEDEQ
- a CDS encoding SDR family oxidoreductase: MMLSGNTILITGGSTGIGLAFAERFIQAGNQVIVCGRHEDVLRNAQDKFPGLITRVCDLNVESERIAMFDWVTANYPEVNVLVNNAGTQQRFNVLKVDAKHNWSYFNQEITTNLDAPFHLSLLFAPFFAEKEKAAIINVTSGLAFTPFAIAPIYSATKAALHSFTMSLRHQLSETSVEVIEVAPPAVNTELGGAGLHTHGEPLDAFADGIFRGLEEGKQEIGYGTSVDRLRMSRDEVDEYTANMYQATKGMIE
- a CDS encoding sigma-70 RNA polymerase sigma factor region 4 domain-containing protein codes for the protein MVRITEADVVKHYFPLVIRECKNSYKGLEAEDRITEGVLALIHAIRTYRIEYGCFEDYFLLQIKIIMKQKNKEAWASKRLESIFSLDAPMTDCNESSTYLELIRSIPYDDTTIDVDLFMERLSPIERQIVLLLINDQDLFAISDELRLSLELVQSVVKQLQRKAMEYLDVDIK
- a CDS encoding zf-HC2 domain-containing protein, whose translation is MTRISCDVVQDILPLYHDDICSAATRELVEEHLAECEDCRSYLEQIKSSFNLSVQAMEQNQLEVNGLQRFKRMWSRAQSAAFVKGLIVTASVAGILFLGYWGLFRWNVIPVASDDISISNIRLRPNGEIAFRIQIKDGYGADRVIFNLHDDGGYYITPVHPVIRLNKSPNFNFVSGELFTNPDNVRAYEKKKHGKDVEITSIYYGPPNNPILIWKKGDKLPVRK
- a CDS encoding MerR family transcriptional regulator, which produces MKYVSIGEAAAAYHIPESTLRYYEKQGLLPLMERDAAGRRLFSEMQMALLETVLRLKQTHMPIHDIRQYIAWVIEGDSTTELRLEMMTKHKQAVLDEIASMTDALQGIDVKIDRYLTRLQKK
- a CDS encoding DUF6809 family protein, which gives rise to MPSILESLYHGSLFPNEDIISKDPNYRPINRQITESLETWKQKLSAGEFEELESLLELYSQAQGMEMTAAFVCGFKAGSAMMIEILVDG